One window from the genome of Candidatus Neomarinimicrobiota bacterium encodes:
- a CDS encoding helix-turn-helix domain-containing protein, protein MSSIAERLREFRAAVGLTQREVASMCGLGKRTIIYWEMGDREIKCSKLVPLVHEYDLDFNWLILGNGSMFIDTTVLEEVAPDELNKEEVVDSPEPESGSSWEAEPKIFKKEQEDVLPLIQRLRRK, encoded by the coding sequence ATGTCATCCATTGCTGAACGATTAAGGGAATTCAGAGCCGCTGTGGGCTTGACTCAACGAGAAGTGGCTAGCATGTGTGGCCTGGGGAAGCGGACCATCATTTACTGGGAAATGGGCGACCGGGAAATCAAGTGTTCCAAGCTGGTACCCCTGGTCCATGAATATGATCTGGATTTCAATTGGCTGATCCTGGGTAATGGTAGCATGTTCATCGATACCACCGTACTGGAAGAAGTTGCTCCAGATGAACTCAACAAGGAGGAAGTTGTTGATTCTCCTGAACCTGAATCAGGCAGTTCGTGGGAAGCCGAACCAAAGATATTCAAAAAGGAACAGGAGGATGTGCTACCCCTGATCCAACGACTCAGGCGTAAGTAA
- a CDS encoding TRAP transporter TatT component family protein codes for MRLLFVFSVVLLIFNCSVNQPPAIQNPHNSEDSISLAVADSFWTLRAEPAFANRALAAYQHLSEMDSTSIELWSKLSHAYYYSAQYLVFETVQKDSLFLRGYEASQIILAQNSNYRSLLFSTGEESMAIRGLDSRFIDALYWGMANYGQWLSTKGALVRLGQRDLHWTTLEHINDLDSNYYYGAYYRYKGSLLARDPATQSDTLAIQEAFENAIRIAPEYLGNYTLMAMFYCPLTKDKDLFYQLLTRVVTANLDKSLSYYPENLFEKNLADKLMIKAEKENWF; via the coding sequence GTGCGTCTTTTATTTGTTTTCAGTGTAGTTTTGCTAATTTTTAACTGTTCGGTTAATCAACCCCCGGCTATTCAAAATCCCCATAATTCCGAAGATTCGATCAGTTTAGCTGTAGCTGACAGCTTTTGGACACTTCGAGCTGAACCAGCTTTTGCCAACCGCGCCCTGGCAGCTTATCAGCATCTTTCAGAAATGGATTCTACTTCCATAGAATTGTGGTCAAAATTATCGCATGCTTATTATTATTCTGCCCAATACCTGGTCTTTGAAACAGTCCAAAAGGATAGTCTGTTTTTGCGTGGATATGAAGCAAGTCAAATAATTTTAGCTCAGAACAGTAACTACCGAAGTTTGCTCTTCTCAACTGGTGAAGAGAGCATGGCTATTAGAGGTTTGGATTCAAGATTTATTGATGCACTCTACTGGGGTATGGCTAATTATGGCCAGTGGTTGTCAACCAAGGGTGCCCTGGTGCGTTTGGGCCAGCGTGATCTCCACTGGACTACTTTGGAGCATATTAACGATCTTGACTCAAACTATTATTATGGCGCTTACTACCGCTATAAGGGTTCTCTACTAGCTCGCGATCCCGCGACACAGAGTGATACTCTCGCTATTCAGGAAGCTTTTGAAAATGCCATAAGAATTGCTCCCGAATATCTTGGCAATTATACACTCATGGCCATGTTCTATTGTCCTTTGACCAAGGATAAAGATCTTTTTTACCAGTTGTTGACCCGGGTTGTCACTGCCAACCTGGATAAGTCTCTATCCTACTATCCGGAAAATCTATTCGAAAAGAATTTGGCTGATAAACTCATGATCAAAGCGGAAAAGGAAAATTGGTTCTGA
- the aspS gene encoding aspartate--tRNA ligase, producing MQLKRTVTCGQLDVNNVNQEVILNGWIATNRDHGGVIFLDLRDRYGKTQATFNPDLVPELAARAKRLGMEDVIAVKGIVQQRPDGNVNSRMATGAIEVMVSELEVLNEAQPLPFLVSDRETGSEELRLEYRYLELRTKELQDFMTLRSRTYQSARRLLNDEGFMEFETPVLMKSTPEGARDYLVPSRIHKGKFYALPQSPQTYKQLLMIAGYDKYFQIVKCFRDEDLRADRQPEFTQIDIEMSFVDQDDVIGLATRVARGIFKDVLDHELPKTFPTMSYQAAMETYGSDKPDLRFEMPLVEFAGYAAKTDFGVFTNNLDAGGRVKALVLKNAADKYSRKIIDGLTDWLKTYYGLKGLAFCKVDQGKLSAGISKFFSEELQAEISQDLQLEQNDIIFFVSDTETRTLQALGALRIELAKREGLIEKETFKPLFVVDFPLLDWDEDSQRYIAMHHPFTSPNPEDDQLMETDPRNVRARAYDLVINGYEVAGGSIRIHTREMQSRMFELIGMDKEEANARFGFLLKAFKYGAPPHGGIAFGFDRLIMILGGTDNIRDVIAFPKTTSAASLMDEAPSTVDAEQLRDLHIKLIE from the coding sequence ATGCAACTTAAACGAACTGTGACCTGTGGTCAGTTAGATGTAAATAATGTTAACCAGGAAGTCATCCTCAATGGCTGGATTGCTACCAACCGCGATCATGGTGGTGTGATCTTTCTTGATCTGCGAGATCGCTACGGAAAAACTCAAGCTACTTTTAATCCTGATCTGGTTCCAGAACTGGCTGCAAGAGCCAAACGTTTGGGAATGGAAGATGTTATAGCCGTTAAAGGCATTGTTCAGCAGCGACCCGATGGAAATGTCAACTCCAGGATGGCAACTGGGGCGATCGAGGTCATGGTCTCAGAATTGGAAGTTCTCAACGAAGCCCAACCCCTGCCATTTCTGGTCTCTGATCGTGAAACCGGTAGCGAAGAGCTGCGCCTGGAATATCGCTATCTGGAACTGCGTACCAAAGAGCTGCAGGATTTTATGACCTTGCGATCCAGAACCTATCAAAGTGCCCGTCGCCTGCTCAATGATGAAGGCTTTATGGAATTCGAGACCCCGGTTCTGATGAAATCCACCCCTGAAGGTGCCCGGGATTACCTGGTACCCAGTCGGATCCATAAAGGCAAATTTTATGCTTTGCCCCAATCTCCCCAAACCTATAAGCAGTTGCTTATGATCGCTGGTTATGACAAATATTTCCAGATCGTAAAATGTTTCCGGGATGAAGACCTACGAGCAGATCGGCAACCTGAATTCACCCAGATCGATATTGAGATGTCATTTGTGGATCAGGATGATGTGATAGGATTGGCTACCCGGGTAGCTCGCGGTATCTTCAAAGATGTTCTGGATCATGAGCTTCCAAAAACCTTTCCCACCATGAGCTATCAGGCTGCCATGGAAACCTACGGCAGCGACAAACCGGATCTGCGCTTCGAAATGCCCCTGGTCGAATTTGCTGGTTATGCGGCAAAAACAGATTTTGGTGTTTTTACAAACAACCTGGACGCAGGAGGTCGGGTTAAAGCATTGGTACTCAAAAATGCTGCTGATAAATATTCACGGAAGATCATCGATGGCTTAACCGACTGGCTTAAAACCTACTATGGCCTGAAGGGTCTGGCTTTCTGCAAAGTTGACCAGGGCAAGCTTTCAGCTGGCATCAGTAAGTTCTTTTCTGAGGAACTACAGGCCGAGATCAGTCAGGATCTTCAATTAGAACAAAACGATATCATTTTCTTTGTGTCTGATACTGAGACTAGAACTTTACAGGCTCTGGGCGCTTTGCGGATCGAATTGGCCAAACGTGAAGGTCTGATCGAAAAAGAAACGTTTAAACCACTGTTTGTCGTGGATTTCCCACTCCTGGATTGGGATGAAGACAGTCAACGCTATATCGCCATGCATCATCCCTTCACTTCACCCAATCCCGAGGATGACCAGCTCATGGAGACTGATCCGAGAAATGTGAGAGCCAGGGCTTACGATCTGGTGATCAATGGTTATGAAGTCGCCGGTGGCTCCATCAGAATTCATACTCGGGAGATGCAGAGTCGCATGTTCGAGCTCATCGGCATGGATAAAGAAGAAGCCAACGCCAGGTTTGGTTTTTTGCTAAAAGCCTTTAAATATGGTGCGCCACCTCATGGTGGGATTGCCTTTGGTTTTGACCGTCTCATCATGATCCTGGGTGGTACTGATAATATTCGTGACGTTATCGCTTTTCCTAAAACGACCTCAGCGGCCTCTCTCATGGATGAAGCTCCTTCAACGGTTGATGCAGAACAACTCCGCGATCTACATATCAAACTGATCGAATAA
- a CDS encoding M14 family zinc carboxypeptidase — translation MLNKLYHILFKRRCVESRHFSVLQAPDLKHSSGYGENFKCRKTGKCEKYTPHSELNMVLLKPLLIIFIMVGVGFAQESYDQVRIWSENTAEIIPELLSMGIDPEGLDVRRDVYVDVVVNQTEKDQVFGSGLMVEDLIIDLSAYYESQLTQDMAREFGYGSMGGYYTFDEIVENMDSLHAQYPEIVSAKDSIGSSYEGRTIWAFKISDNPTVDEAEPEVFYNSLIHAREPAAMMVVLYFAWELAENYTVDPLLSYLVNERELWFVPVINPDGYVYNELTNPNGGGMHRKNRKPGCLSSPGVDLNRNWGFQWGYNDVGSSPDNCAATYRGAAAFSEPETQAIRDFVLAHEFQTVLNYHTYGNLLIRPFGYDASVELPVPDGDIYQQLGQDLVADNHYLFGTGDETVGYSVNGDAVDYMYGDLGIINFTPEVGTWSEGGFWPPTDMIYELAEENLSMNIHLAGVAGSWVRLESFELLQEGPLTDGAVVPCQLVIKNKGLGLEDNTATLHLVSPDSSMIPNFANIDLSDLVPQADVDLGLNDLNFTIQAESGTLAQIILSIDIDGQYAISDTFFWSVGAPDTLFVDDLETGFDAWLSESWGTTSEAYSGALAMTDSPYGNYPELSTMEVMLNDPIDLRGYNSPVLSFAATWDIEFDYDFCQVLASNDGGNTWSPLSGEYTVSGNGATVQPLGEPGYHGSQDWVSETLSLDEFVGSSSVLLSFKLMSDTYYEGDGFIVDDLMVLAWGVGFHVGDITRDGLIDINDAVLLLEWIIQSEIPEDEALELSDLNHDSAVDILDMVLLIEVILAR, via the coding sequence ATGCTAAATAAATTATACCATATTCTGTTCAAGAGGCGGTGTGTAGAGTCAAGACATTTTTCTGTTCTACAAGCTCCAGATTTGAAGCATAGCAGTGGTTATGGTGAGAATTTTAAGTGCCGTAAAACTGGAAAATGTGAAAAATATACCCCGCATTCTGAACTGAATATGGTATTACTCAAACCACTTCTGATCATCTTCATCATGGTTGGTGTTGGATTTGCCCAGGAAAGCTATGATCAGGTCAGGATTTGGTCTGAAAATACAGCAGAGATAATTCCTGAATTGCTATCCATGGGAATTGATCCGGAAGGGTTGGATGTGCGTCGGGATGTGTATGTTGATGTCGTTGTGAATCAAACGGAAAAAGACCAGGTCTTTGGAAGTGGGCTTATGGTCGAAGATTTGATCATAGATCTCAGTGCTTACTATGAATCGCAACTTACTCAGGATATGGCCAGAGAATTCGGTTATGGGAGCATGGGAGGTTATTATACTTTCGATGAAATAGTTGAAAACATGGATTCTTTGCATGCCCAGTATCCGGAGATCGTTTCGGCGAAGGACAGTATTGGATCAAGCTATGAAGGACGCACGATCTGGGCTTTTAAGATATCTGATAACCCAACAGTTGATGAAGCTGAACCGGAAGTATTTTACAATTCCCTGATTCATGCACGCGAACCGGCTGCCATGATGGTCGTACTCTATTTTGCCTGGGAATTGGCTGAGAATTATACTGTGGATCCCCTCTTGAGTTATCTGGTGAATGAACGAGAATTGTGGTTTGTACCAGTTATTAATCCTGATGGTTATGTATACAACGAGTTGACCAATCCCAATGGGGGAGGGATGCACCGAAAGAATCGTAAACCGGGCTGTTTGAGTTCTCCCGGCGTTGACCTGAACCGTAACTGGGGTTTCCAATGGGGCTATAATGATGTTGGCTCCAGCCCGGATAATTGTGCTGCCACTTACCGTGGTGCTGCAGCTTTCTCAGAACCGGAGACCCAGGCTATCAGGGATTTTGTCCTTGCTCATGAGTTTCAAACCGTGTTGAATTACCACACTTATGGTAATCTTTTAATTCGACCATTCGGATATGATGCCAGTGTTGAATTACCTGTTCCTGACGGCGATATCTATCAGCAGCTGGGGCAGGACCTGGTAGCTGACAACCATTATCTTTTTGGTACAGGTGATGAAACTGTAGGATATTCTGTTAATGGAGACGCAGTAGACTATATGTATGGCGATCTCGGTATCATCAACTTTACACCTGAGGTAGGTACTTGGTCAGAAGGAGGTTTTTGGCCGCCAACGGATATGATCTATGAGCTGGCTGAAGAGAATTTGAGTATGAATATTCATCTTGCCGGAGTAGCAGGGAGCTGGGTACGATTAGAGAGTTTTGAACTTCTTCAGGAAGGTCCCCTGACAGACGGTGCTGTGGTCCCCTGTCAGTTAGTGATCAAAAACAAAGGTCTCGGGTTGGAGGATAATACTGCAACACTACACCTTGTCTCACCTGACAGTAGTATGATTCCCAACTTCGCCAACATTGATCTTTCTGATTTGGTACCTCAAGCAGATGTTGACCTGGGGTTGAATGATCTGAATTTCACCATTCAGGCAGAATCCGGTACTTTGGCGCAGATTATCCTCAGTATTGACATTGATGGGCAGTACGCTATCTCTGACACCTTTTTCTGGAGCGTTGGAGCGCCTGATACACTTTTTGTGGATGACTTGGAAACAGGATTTGATGCGTGGTTATCTGAATCGTGGGGTACCACCAGTGAAGCGTACAGTGGCGCTCTGGCTATGACAGACTCTCCTTATGGCAATTATCCGGAATTATCCACCATGGAGGTCATGCTCAATGATCCCATCGATCTGCGTGGTTATAACTCACCTGTATTGAGCTTTGCTGCAACGTGGGATATTGAGTTCGACTATGATTTTTGTCAAGTACTTGCTTCAAATGATGGGGGAAATACCTGGAGTCCTTTGTCTGGAGAATATACGGTATCAGGGAATGGAGCCACCGTACAGCCCCTGGGAGAACCAGGTTACCATGGCAGCCAGGATTGGGTGTCTGAGACCCTTTCTCTGGATGAGTTCGTCGGCAGCTCGTCCGTGCTCTTGAGTTTCAAACTGATGAGCGATACTTACTATGAAGGAGACGGATTTATAGTAGATGATCTGATGGTCCTGGCTTGGGGCGTTGGCTTTCATGTTGGTGATATCACGCGTGATGGGTTAATTGATATTAATGATGCCGTACTTCTTCTGGAGTGGATCATCCAAAGCGAAATACCGGAGGATGAAGCCCTAGAGCTCTCAGATTTGAATCATGATTCTGCAGTTGATATTCTGGATATGGTGCTGCTCATTGAGGTGATCCTGGCTAGATAA
- a CDS encoding M1 family metallopeptidase encodes MNQLQNKFIRIIFIMALFTSVLLGQYWQQYVKYNMDVSLDTEAKILSATSRLLYVNNSPDSLDHLFMHLYHNAYNEGTIAAAVWADYGDTFDKEKGWTGIKINQVSTDSIDLKYLIRDDTILDISLNQTLAPGDTLSFELDWISLIHPHIDRSGWEDKQYDFAQWYPKFVVYDENGWHDDPFGDWGEFYGEFGDFTVHLDLPAEQIVGATGVVIEGDPGWVDVTVDTSQTWTKWVNAYKVTRSEALEKLDSNARREVTFSATNVHDFAWLCSPDFVYEHASWNGIDIHALFTTKVGEDWTRDVVEDGVSAIRWLSNKFGAYPWPQMTISKALLGGGMEYPMLIMDASESESLIVHEIGHNWFYGLFASDELDDAWLDEGSTTFQTRWYQEHFYPDNGYAISRKHITAFEDEHLPRQMYLESALKSTIRYMQSPRNEPIATHSFDFTNYGSYRTNVYTKASLMLHSLKEYLGEDRFLAGMRLYYDLWALKHVNEGRFIKAMEDATGEELDWFFDQWLHTIKYVDYGLNSWNTETVAPDHFKTSINVENIGGMFVPISATIFGANSETASASLKEFRYRDTGIISVESDFKPERVYLDADNVFLDVDRRDNDSQRKWSYRYNFKDWDEYPDDKNLYLWKPQMGFNDTDGLGIGLRIDRVYRNAGDFTALELDYNLATGNPDMAISFEQEQIGLPFVATWSGSVGTWHSMSFADLNYELNWAKVFWENPVHYLTLSADYTDGEYAGSDLAGQSSFMRFGLKYELQHDLSLGDFGLSAQYQISPAGLGRYGQNFNQFSFMGNWARGYRFIKINNRCNFEASDASTPDMVKSQLASRDLRSIYLDRMAATLHQTSGIDLFGPRYYLAGGGRLRGYTDSLDAPVNYLWSNNVDLSFNSGPFGPDRLDFETFFDFGQSSNSGKNWEWLADVGVGIYYRPTWKRNSWLTTIIRPVRLKIALPVMRYENGSWVSTLSNNSWVFSISN; translated from the coding sequence ATGAATCAATTACAAAATAAATTTATCCGAATCATATTTATCATGGCACTTTTTACCAGTGTCTTATTGGGTCAGTACTGGCAGCAATATGTAAAATACAATATGGATGTTAGTTTAGATACCGAAGCAAAAATTTTGTCAGCCACATCACGACTATTATATGTAAATAATTCCCCGGATAGCCTGGACCATCTCTTCATGCATCTCTATCACAATGCTTACAATGAGGGCACCATTGCGGCCGCCGTCTGGGCTGATTATGGCGATACCTTTGATAAGGAAAAAGGCTGGACCGGGATCAAGATTAATCAAGTAAGCACAGATTCAATTGATCTGAAATATCTGATCCGAGATGATACAATTCTGGACATTAGCCTGAATCAGACTTTGGCTCCCGGTGATACGCTCAGCTTTGAGCTTGATTGGATCTCCCTGATCCATCCGCATATCGATCGCTCCGGGTGGGAAGACAAGCAATATGATTTTGCCCAATGGTATCCAAAATTTGTGGTCTACGATGAAAACGGCTGGCATGATGATCCCTTTGGTGACTGGGGTGAGTTTTATGGTGAATTTGGAGATTTTACCGTGCATCTGGATTTACCAGCGGAGCAAATTGTCGGTGCAACAGGAGTCGTGATAGAAGGTGATCCCGGTTGGGTTGATGTAACCGTGGATACATCCCAGACCTGGACAAAGTGGGTGAACGCTTATAAGGTGACCCGTTCGGAAGCCCTGGAAAAACTCGATAGTAATGCCCGGCGTGAAGTCACTTTTTCAGCCACCAATGTTCATGATTTTGCCTGGCTTTGTTCGCCTGATTTTGTTTATGAGCATGCGAGTTGGAATGGAATCGATATTCATGCATTATTCACGACCAAGGTTGGTGAAGATTGGACCAGAGATGTGGTTGAAGACGGTGTCTCGGCGATTCGTTGGTTATCAAATAAGTTTGGTGCTTATCCATGGCCGCAGATGACCATCAGTAAGGCTTTACTGGGCGGAGGGATGGAATACCCCATGCTGATCATGGATGCTTCAGAGAGTGAAAGTCTGATCGTCCATGAAATTGGACACAACTGGTTCTATGGATTATTTGCCAGTGATGAACTGGATGATGCCTGGCTGGATGAAGGGTCTACCACTTTTCAAACCCGTTGGTATCAGGAACACTTCTATCCGGACAATGGCTATGCCATCAGTCGTAAACATATCACTGCTTTTGAGGATGAACATCTCCCACGACAGATGTACCTGGAATCAGCCTTAAAATCGACGATCCGTTACATGCAGAGTCCGCGAAATGAACCAATTGCCACCCATAGTTTTGATTTCACTAATTATGGCTCATATCGGACAAATGTTTACACCAAAGCCAGTCTCATGCTGCATTCATTAAAAGAGTATTTGGGAGAGGATCGTTTTTTAGCTGGTATGCGATTGTACTACGATCTTTGGGCTCTTAAACATGTGAATGAGGGGCGTTTTATCAAAGCCATGGAGGATGCAACCGGTGAAGAGTTGGACTGGTTCTTTGATCAATGGTTGCATACGATCAAATATGTTGATTATGGTTTAAATAGTTGGAATACGGAAACTGTTGCTCCAGATCATTTCAAAACCAGCATCAATGTTGAAAATATTGGTGGAATGTTTGTCCCTATTTCAGCTACGATCTTTGGTGCCAACAGCGAAACCGCCTCAGCATCCCTGAAGGAGTTTAGGTACCGGGATACTGGTATCATCAGTGTCGAATCAGATTTTAAGCCGGAACGGGTCTATCTGGATGCAGATAATGTCTTTTTAGATGTGGATCGGCGTGATAATGATTCACAGAGGAAATGGTCATATCGATACAATTTCAAGGATTGGGATGAGTATCCCGATGATAAAAATCTGTATTTGTGGAAACCTCAAATGGGATTCAACGATACAGATGGATTAGGAATCGGTCTGCGTATTGACCGTGTTTACCGCAATGCTGGGGATTTTACCGCTCTTGAACTGGATTACAATTTGGCCACGGGCAACCCCGACATGGCGATCTCCTTTGAACAAGAACAAATTGGACTCCCCTTTGTGGCGACATGGAGTGGTTCAGTGGGAACCTGGCATTCGATGAGCTTTGCTGATCTCAATTACGAATTGAATTGGGCAAAGGTGTTTTGGGAGAACCCCGTGCATTACCTGACGCTCTCTGCGGACTATACCGATGGGGAATATGCTGGTTCGGATCTGGCAGGACAAAGTAGCTTCATGCGGTTCGGGCTAAAATATGAGCTTCAGCACGATCTGTCTCTTGGTGATTTTGGTTTAAGTGCCCAATATCAAATTTCTCCTGCAGGGCTGGGACGGTACGGGCAGAATTTTAACCAGTTTTCCTTTATGGGCAATTGGGCCAGGGGCTACCGTTTTATTAAGATCAACAATCGCTGTAATTTTGAGGCGAGTGATGCATCAACACCAGATATGGTAAAGAGTCAGCTCGCTTCCAGAGACTTGCGTAGTATTTATCTCGATCGAATGGCTGCTACCTTGCACCAGACCAGCGGGATCGATTTGTTCGGCCCACGTTATTATCTTGCCGGAGGCGGACGACTGAGAGGATATACAGATTCACTTGATGCCCCAGTTAATTACCTCTGGTCAAATAATGTCGACCTAAGCTTTAACTCGGGACCATTTGGTCCAGATAGGCTTGATTTTGAGACTTTCTTTGATTTTGGGCAAAGCTCAAATAGTGGAAAAAATTGGGAATGGCTAGCTGATGTCGGAGTGGGAATTTACTATAGACCCACCTGGAAAAGAAATAGTTGGTTGACAACCATTATCAGACCAGTCCGATTGAAGATTGCTTTACCTGTAATGCGTTATGAAAATGGCAGTTGGGTAAGTACCCTCTCCAACAATTCCTGGGTCTTCAGTATATCCAATTAA
- a CDS encoding TonB-dependent receptor: MKNKLLLNFLLLMLLATALLANQSIHGFIRDDQTGEPLPYTNIILPDLNRGGVSDIDGYFVISDLPVGSHTLIVSIIGYSKHIQSIQLPQDINLRLDIRLNQEIIEGQSVVISAERERFKELVTTSTVTLDRRAIEVAPSFVEADVFRALQLLPGVQSLNDFSSALYVRGSTPDQNLIMLDGITVYNPMHLGGIFSTFNTDAIKEAEFHAGGFPAQYGGRLGSILNIINREGNTEEITGSANISLISSKLLVEGPLPTGDSELLKGSWMIAGRRTYFDIIANAGWKYLVKPNLDKWERENAPDEIIPYYFYDFQGKVNLDIGSDHRLTWSSFYGDDILDWQYEDSYSSDDWYDEGYQPVDNYYYEGSQKSVFDWRWGNFTNSLTWRWIVNPKLIAKTFVANSRFRFEVDFDYEDESYSRSDTDTSSSQSSYGFDLFDRINDHSFETSLTWLPNDAHKVTGGFQNKQVHFNLGMIIGLEESYNNDAPEVYIDTLMWMESQPIESAFYIQDQWEINPLLSLQTGLRIADYSLHDTTYLEPRLGLKYFLSENLSLKASVGRYHQFLTVANPPDENLRFLDIWFGVPENRLAPRSDHFILGAEYLTDSDILIRTEAYHKSFDNLLTLKPTDLIAIDDDGNLRIDPFNEFWDTDAYADGLEILVKKLSGKVRGWAGYTYAVTQRKYAEQDWYFPKYDRTHTLNVVADWALTEALHFSTAVTYSSGNPYTAVIGRSENWHDQARSLDNYWWAQQSFLYGEKHSERYPGYFRWDVSFKKRKPFFNGTREWYFQVLNVTNHLNIFSYIYQNRGEYDYRTGEYVNKGVQRAGIPMFPFFPTFGVKFEF; encoded by the coding sequence ATGAAAAACAAACTCCTCCTCAATTTCCTGCTTCTTATGCTACTGGCGACAGCTCTTCTGGCAAATCAAAGCATCCATGGCTTCATCCGGGATGACCAAACCGGGGAACCATTGCCCTACACCAATATTATCCTGCCCGACCTGAACCGCGGTGGAGTTTCTGATATTGATGGTTATTTTGTAATCAGCGACCTGCCGGTGGGGTCTCATACGCTCATCGTTTCCATAATAGGCTATTCCAAACATATACAATCCATTCAACTTCCACAGGATATCAACCTGAGACTTGATATTCGCCTGAACCAGGAGATCATTGAGGGTCAATCCGTTGTAATCAGTGCTGAACGTGAGCGATTCAAAGAGCTGGTAACAACAAGTACTGTGACCCTGGATCGACGCGCTATTGAAGTGGCGCCCTCCTTTGTAGAAGCAGATGTCTTCCGGGCTTTGCAACTCTTACCTGGTGTTCAATCATTGAATGATTTCTCATCAGCACTTTATGTGCGTGGATCTACACCTGATCAAAACCTGATCATGCTGGATGGCATCACTGTTTATAATCCCATGCACCTCGGTGGTATTTTCTCCACCTTTAATACGGATGCCATCAAAGAGGCTGAATTCCATGCCGGCGGGTTCCCGGCTCAATATGGTGGCCGGCTTGGTTCCATTCTCAACATCATTAATCGGGAAGGCAACACAGAAGAGATTACAGGCAGTGCAAATATTTCACTCATTTCCAGCAAATTGCTGGTGGAGGGTCCTCTGCCAACCGGTGATTCAGAATTGTTAAAAGGCTCCTGGATGATCGCCGGGCGACGCACCTATTTTGACATCATTGCCAATGCTGGCTGGAAATATTTAGTTAAACCCAACCTGGATAAATGGGAGCGTGAGAATGCACCAGATGAGATCATTCCCTACTATTTTTATGATTTCCAGGGAAAGGTGAATCTGGATATTGGTAGTGACCATCGACTAACCTGGAGTTCTTTTTATGGTGATGATATCCTGGACTGGCAATATGAAGACAGTTATTCATCTGATGACTGGTATGATGAAGGGTATCAGCCAGTAGATAACTATTACTACGAAGGCAGTCAAAAGAGTGTCTTTGATTGGCGCTGGGGAAATTTCACCAACAGTCTGACCTGGCGTTGGATCGTTAATCCAAAGTTGATAGCCAAGACCTTTGTCGCAAATAGTCGGTTCCGTTTTGAAGTCGATTTTGATTATGAAGATGAAAGCTATTCTCGCAGTGATACTGATACCAGCAGTTCACAATCATCATATGGGTTTGACCTCTTTGACCGGATCAACGACCACAGTTTTGAAACTTCACTGACCTGGCTCCCCAATGATGCCCATAAAGTGACCGGTGGTTTTCAAAACAAGCAGGTTCATTTCAACCTGGGAATGATCATTGGTCTTGAAGAATCCTACAACAATGATGCTCCTGAGGTCTATATCGATACTCTGATGTGGATGGAGTCACAACCGATTGAGTCTGCTTTCTATATTCAGGATCAATGGGAGATCAATCCCCTGCTTTCGCTGCAGACTGGACTCCGAATAGCCGATTATTCTTTACATGATACGACCTACCTGGAACCCAGACTGGGATTGAAGTATTTTCTTTCAGAGAATCTATCACTGAAAGCTTCAGTGGGTCGCTATCATCAATTTCTCACCGTTGCTAATCCACCAGATGAGAACCTGCGGTTTTTGGATATCTGGTTTGGAGTGCCGGAAAACCGTCTTGCTCCTCGCTCGGATCATTTCATTCTGGGGGCTGAATACCTGACTGATTCTGACATCCTGATCCGGACCGAAGCTTACCATAAGTCTTTCGATAATCTGTTAACCTTAAAGCCCACAGATCTGATAGCTATCGATGATGATGGCAATCTGCGCATTGATCCCTTTAATGAGTTCTGGGATACCGATGCCTATGCAGATGGCCTGGAAATCCTGGTAAAGAAATTATCTGGAAAAGTGCGGGGCTGGGCTGGTTACACCTATGCGGTCACCCAGCGTAAGTATGCAGAACAGGATTGGTATTTCCCAAAATATGACCGGACCCATACTCTGAATGTAGTTGCTGACTGGGCATTGACCGAAGCCCTGCATTTCAGCACAGCAGTGACTTACTCCAGTGGGAATCCTTATACGGCTGTGATCGGACGATCAGAGAATTGGCACGACCAGGCTCGATCACTTGATAATTATTGGTGGGCTCAACAAAGTTTCCTGTATGGGGAAAAGCATAGCGAGCGTTATCCGGGCTATTTCAGATGGGATGTGAGTTTCAAAAAACGCAAACCTTTCTTTAATGGTACACGAGAGTGGTATTTTCAGGTTCTCAATGTGACGAACCATCTGAATATTTTCAGCTATATCTATCAGAACCGGGGGGAATATGACTATAGAACCGGGGAATATGTCAATAAGGGAGTCCAGAGAGCTGGCATCCCCATGTTTCCCTTTTTTCCGACTTTTGGGGTGAAATTTGAATTTTAA